The genomic window GGAAGCCCTTGGCCAGGGTCCAGGGCAGACCCTTCCTCTTGCACTCCTCCTGGGTGTCCCTGGCCGTCATGTCCAAGCAGAGGGCATAGCCTGCCACGTGCTCCatggcagcctcctggggcaccgCCTGCGCCCTCTTGCCGATCACCACTCCCAGCTCCACTTCGTGGTGCAGGTTGGAGCTGTAGTAGGGCCGGAGGATGGGCGACCCCTCCCTCACGTAGGCCGAGGAAGGCTTGAGGAAGAAGAGCGGCTCCCGGGGCAGGGCGCTGCCCATCTCCTTGGCGTGCTCCGCGTAGTTGCGCCCCACGCAGACGATGTTCCTGCCCCACTCCCAGAAGCGAGACAGCGGCTTGGAGGTCGCCATAGCCGCGGCTGGGCTCCGGCACCCCCGGGCGGGACCGCGGCCGCCCTTGGGCCGTCCTTGCCGTGCCCGGCGCCGCCGCTCCGCCCCGGCCGCCGCAGCAAATCGCCGGGCCGCGGCTGCCGGCGGGGAgggcgggcagggggagggcGCGGGGCTCGGCACCGCCCGCGCCGCacgccggggccgggccggggccggggccgcctCCCGGGGCAGGGAGCAAAGGTAAGCGGGGCCGGGCGCGGGGCtccgggcggggccgggcgcggCGCTCCGGGCCGGGCGCGGCACCATGCGCGGCGGGGGCTGGCGGCGCCTCGGCACcgccctgctggccctgggagctggggcctGGTTCCGAGCCGGTACGGGGGCGGCGGCAGGCGCCGGGACGTGCCCGGGGCAGGGCCCCGCGGGCCGGGCAGCGCctcgggcggggggcggggggcgggggagcCCCGGAGCGGCGGCGCCGGGCGCTGCGCAGGGACCGCACGGCAGCCAGCACCGGGCCGAGGGCTTGCGGTGCCCTCTGCGCACCGGCACCGGAGCCGCAGTGcgttcctgcagctggcaccgggGAGCGGGCATGCTGTGCCCGCCGTGCAGCTGGCACCGGGGAGCGGGCTTGCAATGCCCctgagcagctggcactggggacaGGGCCTGCCATGCCCCCGAGCAGCTGGCACCGGGGACAGGGCCTGCGATGCCCCTGAGCAGCTGGCACCGGGGACAGGGCCTGCGATGCCCCTgagcagctggcaccagggaCTGGGCCTGTGATGCCCCTGAGCAGCTGGCACCGGGGACTGGGCCTGCGATGCCCCCCGCGCAGCTGGCACCGGGGACTGGGCCTGCGATGCCCCCTgagcagctggcaccagggacagggcctgCGATGCCCCCTGAGCAGCTGGGCCccgtggggggctgggggttgcaggcccctggggctggcagctcgaGTCTGACGCTGGTTTCATTCTCTCCTGGTTCCCTGGcacagggtgtgcccaggtttGGAGCTGACTCACAGCCCCAAGTAGGTCAGggcctgctcagctgcaggctgtctgtGGCACTGTGCAGCCATCACCCCTCCGAGAGGCTCCTGTGgcgctggggcagtgctggggcagtgctggggcggcgctggggcagcgctggggcggcgctggagcagtgctggggcggcgctggggcagtgctggggcggcgctggggcagtgctggggcagcgctggggcagcgctggggcggcgctggagcagtgctggggcggcgctggggctgtgctggggcggCGCTGGGGCGGCgctggggcagcgctggggcGGCGCTGGGGCGgcgctggagcagtgctggggcggcgctggggcagtgctggggcggCGCTGGGGCGgcgctggggcagtgctggggcggcgctggggcagtgctggggcggCGCTGGGGCGGCGCTGGGGCGgcgctggggcagtgctggggcggtgctggggcagcgctggggcGGTGCTGGGGCGgcgctggggcagtgctggggcagtgctggggcggcgctggggcagcgctggggcagtgctggagcagtgctggggcggcgctggagcagtgctggggcggCGCTGGGGCggtgctggagcagtgctggagcagtgctggagcagtgctggggcggCGCTGGGGCGGTGCTGGGGCGGCgctggggcagcgctggggcagtgctggggcggTGCTGGGGCGGCGCTGGGGCGGTGCTGGGGCGGCGCTGGGGCGgcgctggggcagtgctggggcggCGCTGGGGCGGTGCTGGGGCAgcgctggagcagtgctggggcggCGCTGGGGCGGTGCTGGGGCGGCGCTGGGGCGgcgctggggcagtgctggggcagcgctggggcggtgctggggcagcgctggagcagtgctggggcggCGCTGGGGCGGCGCTGGGGCGGTGCTGGGGCGgcgctggggcagtgctggggcggCGCTGGGGCGgcgctggggcagtgctggggcggcgctggagcagtgctggggcggCGCTGGGGCGgcgctggggcagtgctggggcagcgctGGAAGGAGGCCTtggggcacagaggctgcatttAAACTGAACTTGTGGCTGCtaggctctgctggcagtgcaggcacaAAAGCCAAGACCAAAACTGTCCAAGCTCTGCATTTGCATTCAGGGCCTGAATTCTGACAGCATCTTGAGCTGGAGGTTGGGCTTTAGCTTCGCAGCATCTTGGGCTGGAGGTTGGGCTTTAGCTTCGCAGCATCTTGAGCTGGAGGTTGGGCTTTAGCTTCACAGCATCTTGGGCTGGAGGTTGGGCTTTAGCTTTGCAGCATCTTGGGCTGGAGGTTGGGCTTTAGCTTCACAGCATCTTGGGCTGGAGGTTGGGCTTTAGCTTCACAGCATCTTGGGCTGGAGGTTGGGCTTTAGCTTCGCAGCATCTTGGGCTGGAGGTTGGGCTTTAGCTTTGCAGCATCTTGGGCTGGAGGTTGGGCTTTAGCTTCGCAGCATCTTGGGCTGGAGGTTGGGCTTTAGCTTTGCAGCATCTTGGACTGGAGGTTGGGCTTTAGCTTTGCAGCATCTTGGACTGGAGGTTGGGCTTTAGCTTTGCAGCATCTTGAGCTGGAGGTTGGGCTTTAGCTTTGCAGCATCTTGGACTGGAGGTTGGGCTTTAGCTTTGCAGCATCTTGAGCTGGAGGTTGGGCTTTAGCTTCGCAGCATCTTGGGCTGGAGGTTGGGCTTTAGCTTTGCAGCATCTTGGGCTGGAGGTTGGGCTTTAGCTTCACAGCATCTCAGGGAAGCTTTGCTAGAGGCCCCTTGCAGCACTTGGCTGTGAAGGTGAGAAGCCTTTGAGGTTCACTGCCAGGCTTGCAGCCCTACCCCGCTGCTGTCTGGGGAGCACAtcagagccagcaggcagcagctcctgagatccctgcagatgttcagggtcagacttgatgtggctctggtcagcctgatttagttggaggtgtccctgctgactgcaggatgtTGGACAAGCTGagctttgaggatcccttccaacctgatgcagtctgtgactgaatccccaggctgcagggtgggtgcATGCCCTGCCCACGCTGGCTGTaagcctctgccagcctgtgccactcTGGCAGCTTGACTCAGGACTATCTCAGTTGGGAAAgagctctaagatcaagtccaaccatgacaCTGAGTGGGACTTGCCCTAGCCTGGGAGACCAACTCCTTGGTGCTGTGTGAAGGCACAGACTTGCTGGGTCTCCAGAAAACTCTCTGCATGTGCTGTGTTCTCCCCCAGGCATGGCAGGGATgttcccctggctgctgccttcgaggggcagccacagctgaaATGGGCAATTTCCACCCTGTGTGAactggagcaaagcagagcGCTGTGGAGAGCCTGTCTGGAGCAGCCCTTTGCTGAGGGACCCTGCCTGGGATCACGCAGGGTGCTGCTCCCCTCACACACATCTGTGCTGATCTGATGACACAAACCCTTCCCTCTTGGCAGCTCCTCCTGCGCCAGCCTCCCGTCCCAGAGAGCTGAGGCCtgtggggctctgctccccccagtgctgcctgctccagcagggactTGTTACACAGCTGAGTGGCCGTGGGGGCCCTGGGCATGGAtcctggagcagagctctgcgTGTTAGAGCAGTCCTGAAAGGCTCTGCTGGTGGTGGGCTAGGGGCAGAGGTTGCCTGTGGCCTGGggagcttcctgcagcaggagtggggTTGAGAACATCCTTCTGCCCAGagtgtggctggctggctgggcaggcagctggaatGATGTGGGAGTTCAGGAGGAGCTTCTTAGCCCTGGCTGTTTCCTTGGTCCTGTCCTGAAGCCACACTTCAGAGGACATTTCCTTCTGTGGTGCAGCTTGCTTGTGTGTGTTGCCAGAGCTGCGAGTTCATcatgcagagggctgcagggagcctggCCAGGGCCAGAAGTGGTTGATAAGGAGCAAGCATTTGCAGCTTGTCAGTAATTCCTTTGCCTTCAAGTTAAGGttgtcttttattttgcttgGGGGCTTGGTTTTTCCTGCTCCAGTTACCATCCACCCTGCTGTGCCTTGGGgctttccctgcagcacagtgctcccttctgctgccctctcccctcctcagctccttcatgagcaagtgaggtgctggaggtggaAGGGGAAGAAGTGCTGGGTGGGACAGTTGTAGCAGAGAGGCTTTACAGCTGCATGCCCCTGGGGTCTGGGCACTGCCTGTTGAtgtgtggagctgcaggcaggctgccagggctggctgcagtcaAGCTGTGAGGCCTCTGCTTTCTGGAGCAGGCTCTTATCAGGGGCAGGCAAGTGTTTTGGGAGATAGGGGCAGGCTGATTAGGAGCGTGGTGACCTctcccttgggctgtgctggaggtgactAAGCACCGAGGGCTGGAGCTTCAGGGACAGAGTCAGTGCTGCAAAGTGAAAGAGTGGCTGAGCTGGCACAGCTTAGAGCAAGGCAGTCACCACCCGTGGTGTGCCAGGGCCCTGGGGTGGAGCCCAGCTTATTTACAGCTGGAGTTAGATTTGCTTCTTGGATCTGATTAAACATTGACCCCAAAGCAaacagggaggctctgctggggcaccAAGGTGGCCTCTGAGCAGGAAacctgctgctggtgtgtgCCTGGTGCCTGGccagctggggagctgagcctgTCTTCTGCCCAG from Dryobates pubescens isolate bDryPub1 chromosome 4, bDryPub1.pri, whole genome shotgun sequence includes these protein-coding regions:
- the FAHD1 gene encoding acylpyruvase FAHD1, mitochondrial, with the translated sequence MATSKPLSRFWEWGRNIVCVGRNYAEHAKEMGSALPREPLFFLKPSSAYVREGSPILRPYYSSNLHHEVELGVVIGKRAQAVPQEAAMEHVAGYALCLDMTARDTQEECKRKGLPWTLAKGFRSSCPVSDFVPKEKIPDPHKLKIWLKVNGKLRQEGETSSMIFSIPYLISYISEIVTLEEGDLILTGSPKGVGAVEANDEIEAGISDVLSMRFKVAQQQRGS